A stretch of the Porifericola rhodea genome encodes the following:
- a CDS encoding efflux transporter outer membrane subunit, producing the protein MECIKQFATISIILITAISCKVGDNYQRPQFDKIDSYYGISQLDTTSLANQTTLADVNWRDYFEDSTLIALIDTALINNIELLKGAKQIEIGSQNLELSKANFYPSLGISPFEYNREYYSENYNNYGSNRARRNHGENPPKTLYTERLAYSTTIFASWEIDLWGKLRWQKEAAQASFMQSEEFQKAVQTAIVAEIASTYYNMLMINSQIAVAERNLELGRNTLDIVKLQFEADETTSLAIQQTESQILRAESLIPQLEREYTLLENRLNQLLGRYPQPIDIEQNLEDVTFDDRYVVGVPLELINNRPDIAAAEYQLIASNARVGVTQAMKYPSIMLNASTGLNSFVFDSFLDPMGSGFALINGAIFQPLFQNRRLKTNHSIAVSERQLAELDFKDNIILAVREVSDALVTIEKLREEYSIAQKRIVVSSKGVRDASLLFQSGFANYLEVINAQEDALQSELDLANLKRQIILANIELYRSLGGGWK; encoded by the coding sequence ATGGAGTGTATAAAACAATTTGCCACAATAAGTATAATTTTAATTACGGCCATCAGCTGCAAGGTGGGAGATAACTACCAAAGGCCTCAGTTCGATAAAATTGATAGCTATTATGGAATATCTCAGTTGGATACTACCTCTTTGGCTAACCAGACTACGCTTGCTGATGTAAACTGGAGAGATTATTTTGAGGACTCTACACTGATAGCGCTGATTGATACGGCACTTATCAATAATATTGAACTGCTGAAAGGGGCCAAACAAATTGAGATAGGGTCTCAAAACCTTGAGCTTTCCAAAGCAAATTTTTATCCCAGCCTTGGTATTTCGCCTTTTGAGTACAATAGAGAGTATTATTCCGAAAATTACAACAACTATGGCTCAAACCGGGCCAGACGTAATCACGGAGAAAACCCTCCCAAAACACTATATACCGAAAGGCTGGCATATTCTACAACCATCTTTGCCAGCTGGGAGATTGACCTGTGGGGCAAGTTACGCTGGCAAAAAGAAGCGGCCCAGGCATCGTTTATGCAAAGCGAAGAGTTTCAGAAAGCGGTACAGACAGCTATAGTTGCTGAAATTGCCTCTACTTATTATAACATGCTCATGATCAATTCTCAGATTGCAGTGGCCGAACGAAATCTGGAGCTGGGCAGAAACACACTGGATATAGTTAAATTACAGTTTGAAGCAGACGAAACGACATCTCTGGCTATACAACAGACAGAGTCACAAATACTGAGAGCAGAATCATTAATACCGCAGCTTGAAAGAGAGTACACCCTGCTGGAAAATCGACTAAACCAGCTCTTGGGTCGCTACCCGCAACCTATAGATATTGAACAGAATTTGGAAGATGTAACTTTTGATGATCGCTATGTAGTTGGCGTTCCTCTGGAGCTAATTAACAACCGACCGGATATAGCTGCTGCAGAATACCAGCTAATTGCCAGCAATGCCCGGGTAGGCGTTACTCAGGCGATGAAGTACCCCTCTATCATGCTCAATGCCAGTACTGGCTTAAACTCTTTTGTTTTTGATAGCTTTCTGGATCCTATGGGTTCTGGCTTCGCGCTAATTAATGGGGCTATTTTTCAGCCTCTTTTTCAAAACAGAAGGTTAAAAACAAACCATTCCATTGCTGTATCAGAGCGTCAGTTAGCTGAGTTGGATTTTAAGGATAATATTATACTGGCGGTACGCGAGGTTTCCGATGCACTGGTCACGATAGAAAAGCTAAGGGAAGAATACAGCATTGCCCAGAAAAGGATAGTGGTGAGTAGTAAAGGTGTTCGCGATGCCTCACTCTTATTCCAGAGTGGCTTTGCTAATTACCTAGAAGTAATTAATGCTCAGGAAGATGCGCTACAAAGTGAGCTTGATCTGGCTAACCTTAAAAGACAGATTATTCTGGCTAATATAGAGCTATACCGTAGCCTGGGAGGGGGATGGAAATAA
- a CDS encoding efflux RND transporter permease subunit, with amino-acid sequence MLKKIIDRPVLTLVISIVLVLAGAASIFQLPVERFPEIAPPSVSVEVYYPGGNAETVAKSVLLPIEEAINGTENMTYARSTATNSGKGRVSVYFEPGTDPDLAAVDIQNRISTVVQQIPPEVVESGITVMKRMKGTLMTINIFAEEENSPYNETFLNAYTRMNVRRELKRVEGLAEAAILRSRDYAMRIWLNPERLALYGLTPRDVYQQIQDQSFEAAPGKFGENSDEVFEIPLKHTGRFSEPEEYENIVIKSEQDGLQLHLRDVARIEFGASNYTSQNRLDGRPSVTIDIVQQSGANAVEIDKSVREILEEQAKIFPEGIDYEITYSVRDQIDESMGHVKQTLIEAFILVFLVVFIFLQDFKATFITAITIPISLVGTFFFLSLVGVSMNVLSMFSIVLSIGIVVDNAIVVVEAIFEKMQHYSMTAREAVTSALTEITGAIVSITMVIAAVFLPVGFLQGPVGVFYQEFAYTIIIAVIISAIIALTLGPVLFILLYKNLDEKAKKNRVMEKLEQSKKVRKVKEVGTLGLRKFDRLFDTFTKKYVSLARKAIKFKWVSLAGLVGVVLLTAFLANRTPQAFIPTEDDNFLIFTLTLPEGASLHRTNQALVEADSILQLEPAVESVNTVSGYNVVSGSESPSSGLGYVILKEIGERGDIEDINELIKHLMSKLSVISDAQGINMYPRPTVQGFGDFDGVQIMLQDLSDGDLSEFGVLVNEFIAELNQQEEISNAFTSYNTNFPQYRLNIDYKKAKALGVSVKDMMFTVQSNFGRTRVGDFNRFTRQYGVFMQSDISYRETPEAFNAIFVKNNENEMVPLNTIVQLEETFGPETVTRYNLYNAARINITPAEGYSTGDVMDRIEQLSDQTLPASLNFEWTGMSLEEKKSGSDSIIVFIISIVLVYFILAAQYESFWLPMAVMLSLPTGILGVFAFINLAGIDNNIYVQVGIIMLIGLLAKNAILIVEFAAQKREAGADILDAVLDASALRLRAIVMTSLAFTAGLVPLMFSEGSSAIGNRSVSIGTAGGMLSGVFLGILIIPVLTYLFIQLSERFNIKTT; translated from the coding sequence ATGTTAAAAAAAATAATAGACCGGCCAGTACTCACCCTAGTTATCTCTATAGTTCTGGTGCTGGCAGGAGCCGCCAGTATATTTCAGCTACCGGTAGAACGATTTCCTGAAATTGCCCCACCCAGTGTTAGTGTGGAGGTGTATTATCCGGGAGGTAATGCCGAAACTGTGGCCAAATCGGTGCTGTTGCCCATAGAGGAAGCCATTAACGGTACTGAAAATATGACCTATGCCCGTTCTACCGCTACAAACTCTGGTAAAGGTAGAGTATCGGTATACTTTGAACCGGGTACCGATCCCGATCTGGCAGCAGTAGATATCCAGAACCGTATCTCTACGGTAGTCCAGCAAATTCCCCCGGAAGTTGTAGAGTCGGGAATTACCGTAATGAAGAGGATGAAGGGTACTCTGATGACTATTAACATCTTTGCCGAAGAAGAGAACTCACCTTACAACGAGACTTTTCTGAATGCCTACACCCGTATGAACGTAAGGAGAGAGCTTAAACGCGTTGAAGGACTAGCCGAGGCAGCCATTCTACGCTCGCGAGACTACGCCATGCGTATCTGGCTAAACCCCGAAAGGCTAGCCCTATATGGACTTACGCCGCGCGATGTATACCAACAAATACAGGATCAGAGTTTTGAAGCCGCACCGGGTAAGTTTGGTGAGAACTCTGACGAAGTATTTGAAATTCCCCTGAAACACACAGGTAGATTTAGCGAACCGGAAGAGTATGAAAATATAGTGATCAAATCTGAGCAGGACGGCTTACAACTGCACCTGCGAGATGTAGCACGTATAGAGTTTGGTGCTTCTAACTATACCAGTCAGAACCGCCTGGATGGCCGCCCTTCGGTAACTATTGATATTGTGCAGCAAAGTGGAGCCAATGCGGTAGAAATTGATAAAAGTGTACGTGAGATTCTGGAAGAACAGGCAAAGATTTTTCCTGAGGGTATAGATTATGAGATCACCTACAGTGTAAGAGACCAGATTGACGAGTCTATGGGTCACGTAAAACAAACCCTGATAGAGGCCTTTATTCTTGTGTTTTTGGTTGTATTCATCTTCCTGCAAGATTTTAAAGCCACCTTTATTACGGCTATTACCATTCCTATCTCATTGGTTGGTACCTTCTTCTTCCTTTCCCTGGTAGGGGTTTCTATGAACGTACTTAGCATGTTCTCTATCGTACTTTCTATCGGTATAGTAGTAGATAACGCCATTGTGGTGGTAGAGGCCATTTTTGAGAAGATGCAGCACTACAGCATGACTGCCCGAGAAGCAGTTACTTCTGCCTTAACAGAAATTACCGGAGCTATTGTGTCTATTACTATGGTAATTGCGGCAGTGTTCCTTCCGGTGGGCTTTCTGCAAGGTCCGGTAGGTGTTTTCTATCAGGAGTTCGCATATACCATTATCATTGCTGTAATCATTTCAGCCATCATTGCCCTTACTTTAGGCCCGGTGTTATTTATTCTCCTATATAAAAACCTGGATGAGAAAGCGAAGAAAAACCGGGTAATGGAGAAACTGGAGCAGTCTAAAAAGGTACGCAAGGTAAAAGAGGTAGGTACTCTGGGCTTACGTAAATTTGACAGACTCTTTGATACGTTTACAAAAAAATATGTATCCCTTGCTCGTAAGGCTATTAAGTTCAAATGGGTAAGCCTGGCAGGGCTTGTGGGAGTAGTGCTACTAACTGCCTTTTTAGCTAATCGTACACCTCAGGCATTTATTCCTACTGAAGATGACAACTTCCTGATTTTCACACTTACGCTACCCGAGGGAGCTTCGCTTCACCGTACCAATCAGGCTTTGGTGGAGGCAGACTCTATCCTCCAGTTAGAGCCAGCGGTAGAGAGCGTAAATACAGTCTCTGGATACAACGTAGTGAGCGGTTCAGAAAGCCCATCTTCAGGTCTGGGCTATGTTATCTTAAAAGAAATAGGCGAACGCGGCGATATAGAGGACATCAATGAGCTTATCAAACACCTGATGAGCAAGCTATCTGTAATTAGTGATGCTCAGGGAATTAACATGTACCCACGCCCCACAGTACAAGGATTTGGCGATTTTGATGGGGTGCAGATTATGCTTCAGGACCTCTCTGATGGTGACCTAAGTGAGTTTGGTGTATTAGTTAATGAGTTTATTGCAGAGCTTAATCAGCAAGAGGAGATTAGTAATGCTTTTACCTCTTACAATACTAATTTTCCCCAGTACCGATTAAATATTGACTATAAAAAAGCTAAAGCTTTAGGGGTAAGTGTTAAGGATATGATGTTTACGGTACAGTCTAATTTCGGGCGTACCCGGGTGGGCGATTTTAACAGGTTTACCCGCCAGTACGGAGTATTTATGCAGTCCGATATCTCATACCGCGAAACCCCGGAAGCCTTTAACGCCATCTTTGTCAAAAACAATGAGAATGAGATGGTTCCTCTAAACACTATTGTACAACTGGAAGAAACTTTTGGTCCGGAGACCGTAACCCGCTATAATTTGTACAATGCGGCCAGAATTAACATTACACCTGCCGAGGGCTATAGTACCGGAGATGTAATGGATAGAATTGAACAGCTGAGCGACCAAACCCTGCCAGCCAGCCTTAATTTTGAATGGACAGGGATGAGTTTGGAAGAGAAGAAATCAGGTTCAGATTCTATTATTGTATTCATCATTAGTATAGTGTTGGTATACTTTATTCTGGCGGCCCAGTATGAGAGCTTCTGGCTGCCTATGGCCGTAATGCTTTCCCTGCCTACTGGTATTTTAGGTGTCTTTGCTTTTATTAATCTTGCAGGTATAGACAACAATATATATGTGCAGGTAGGTATTATTATGCTAATTGGTCTGCTTGCCAAAAACGCCATTCTAATTGTAGAATTTGCCGCCCAGAAAAGGGAGGCAGGTGCCGATATACTGGACGCAGTACTAGATGCCAGTGCACTACGCCTGAGAGCTATCGTTATGACTTCCCTGGCTTTTACCGCTGGTTTAGTCCCCCTGATGTTTTCTGAAGGCTCTTCCGCTATAGGTAACAGATCCGTGAGTATCGGCACCGCGGGAGGTATGCTCTCCGGCGTATTTCTGGGTATTCTTATCATACCCGTACTAACCTATCTGTTTATTCAATTAAGTGAGCGGTTCAACATTAAAACTACCTAA
- a CDS encoding efflux RND transporter periplasmic adaptor subunit has translation MRNSLYPYKNIYFFAISAFLLLSLVSCQETEPKDEGLPLPVMTLQEEKAAKSFQYLGSIEGVENVGIRPQVDGILEEIYVDEGDYVEKGQPLFKINSQPYEEDLKNAIANVKVEQAKLRKAKTEIDRIQPLIDNEVISEVRMETAKADYEVAQSSLDRAQAMAANMRINLEFTTIRAPVSGFIGRIPKSIGNLVKKTDDQPLTTLSNIEDVYVYFSMSESDYLYYERMKGDSTSKKMNNEVKLVLSDGSEYERAGNIDANSGQIDKSTGSINLRAKFDNPDTLLRSGSTGKIIMEQIYPNAILIPQGATTSIQDKRFVFKFQEEDSTVVRREIQIEGRSGKQYIVSGETLNPDDKIVVSGINKLANGVKVKPIQPGQLLMNNTATTSIQ, from the coding sequence ATGAGAAACAGTCTTTACCCGTATAAAAATATTTATTTCTTCGCTATTTCCGCTTTTTTGCTGCTTTCTCTAGTGAGTTGTCAGGAAACTGAACCAAAAGATGAAGGCCTTCCCCTTCCTGTTATGACCTTGCAGGAAGAAAAAGCGGCTAAGTCATTTCAATATCTAGGCTCTATAGAAGGTGTAGAAAATGTCGGAATCCGACCTCAGGTAGATGGTATACTTGAGGAAATTTATGTAGATGAAGGAGACTATGTAGAGAAAGGTCAGCCTTTATTTAAAATTAACAGCCAGCCTTACGAAGAAGACCTAAAGAATGCTATCGCTAATGTAAAGGTTGAACAGGCCAAACTCAGGAAAGCAAAAACTGAAATTGACCGAATTCAACCTCTTATAGATAATGAAGTAATTTCAGAGGTAAGAATGGAGACTGCTAAAGCTGATTACGAAGTAGCACAGTCTTCACTGGATCGTGCACAGGCCATGGCCGCAAATATGCGTATCAATCTGGAGTTTACGACCATCCGCGCTCCTGTAAGCGGATTTATCGGTAGAATTCCTAAATCTATTGGTAACCTGGTTAAAAAGACTGATGATCAGCCTCTAACCACCCTTTCTAATATTGAGGATGTATATGTTTATTTTTCTATGAGTGAGTCAGACTATCTGTATTATGAGCGGATGAAGGGCGACTCTACTTCTAAAAAGATGAACAATGAGGTAAAACTTGTACTATCTGATGGCTCAGAGTACGAAAGAGCAGGTAACATAGATGCCAATTCAGGACAAATTGACAAGTCTACGGGCTCTATCAACTTAAGAGCAAAATTTGACAACCCTGATACGCTTTTAAGATCCGGAAGCACCGGCAAAATTATTATGGAACAGATTTACCCTAATGCGATACTTATTCCTCAGGGGGCTACTACATCTATTCAGGACAAAAGGTTTGTCTTTAAGTTTCAGGAAGAGGATAGCACTGTAGTAAGAAGAGAAATACAGATAGAGGGGCGTAGTGGAAAACAATACATTGTGAGTGGCGAAACCCTGAACCCTGATGATAAAATCGTAGTATCCGGCATTAATAAACTGGCAAATGGCGTTAAAGTGAAGCCTATACAGCCCGGTCAATTGTTAATGAACAACACCGCTACTACCAGCATACAGTAA
- a CDS encoding TrkH family potassium uptake protein: MKLSKDIVVKRLNNLLYDSRPAILRTTHVINAVNTILGLCLLLYNYGFSISLEEKHSIFITINVVLWIFLGVFFVKWLYAFKRIVFIKERPIEASLMALLLSRQVASLFSSTELHLYQWVGMVDEPAFAEYFTSVLLSLILILEVSKASSLISNIKVRPGAAFVISFVILIAVGTILLMFPAMTTQPGSMRLIDAFFTAVSASCVTGLIVVDTATFFTMKGQLVILVLIQLGGLGILSFASFFASFLSGGASFRQKTLVPDYLDTETLSSSGSLLRQIIFITFFIEFGTFVLLYLSWNIPFDSVGEKIFFSAFHAVSAFCNAGFSIFTNGLYEDVVRNNYILHVILAISLILGAIGFAPIKDIFSPSRLRDRLEHPWKDWQLGTKIAVNVSVILILVGMGLFYWIERDNVLADSNMTEAMITSFFQSATTRTAGFNTVDISKLMSPTLIMMMILMFIGGASASTAGGIKTSTFYLIVMSVVATTRGRSRIHISNRYIPTEILYKSLSIFFYGIAINAIIVLLLSITEEGIELISLVFEQVSAFGTVGLSTGITAELSTAGKLLIIISMFLGRVGTLTFAVALSTRSRASSENYRYPTANLMVG, from the coding sequence ATGAAGCTAAGCAAAGATATTGTAGTCAAGAGGCTCAATAATTTGCTTTACGACAGCCGACCTGCTATTCTGCGCACTACCCATGTGATCAATGCAGTAAATACTATACTGGGCTTATGCCTCCTATTATACAATTATGGGTTTAGCATCAGTCTGGAAGAAAAACACAGCATCTTCATTACCATTAATGTAGTACTTTGGATATTCCTGGGCGTTTTTTTTGTAAAATGGCTCTATGCCTTCAAACGCATAGTGTTTATCAAAGAACGGCCGATTGAAGCCTCTTTGATGGCCTTACTGCTTAGCCGCCAGGTTGCCTCACTTTTTTCCAGTACAGAGTTACACCTTTACCAGTGGGTAGGCATGGTGGATGAGCCCGCTTTTGCAGAATACTTTACCAGCGTGCTGCTCAGCCTGATTTTAATACTTGAAGTTTCTAAAGCCAGTAGCCTGATCAGTAATATTAAGGTGCGGCCGGGAGCGGCTTTTGTCATCAGCTTTGTTATTTTGATAGCTGTAGGCACAATCCTGCTGATGTTTCCTGCCATGACTACCCAGCCTGGTAGCATGCGCTTAATAGACGCCTTTTTTACCGCAGTAAGTGCCAGCTGTGTTACTGGCCTTATTGTGGTTGATACTGCTACTTTCTTTACCATGAAAGGGCAGTTGGTTATTCTGGTACTCATACAACTGGGAGGGTTAGGAATTTTGTCTTTTGCCTCCTTCTTTGCGTCTTTCTTAAGTGGAGGGGCCAGTTTTCGTCAAAAAACATTGGTGCCTGATTATTTAGATACCGAAACCTTATCTTCCTCGGGCAGTCTACTACGCCAGATTATCTTCATCACTTTTTTTATAGAGTTTGGCACCTTTGTCTTATTGTATCTTAGCTGGAATATTCCCTTTGATAGTGTAGGAGAAAAAATTTTCTTCTCTGCCTTTCATGCTGTATCTGCCTTCTGTAATGCTGGCTTTAGCATCTTTACCAACGGATTGTACGAAGATGTTGTACGGAACAACTACATACTGCACGTTATTCTCGCCATTTCACTAATACTGGGAGCTATAGGCTTTGCCCCAATTAAAGATATATTCTCGCCCAGCCGCCTGCGGGACCGACTGGAACACCCCTGGAAAGACTGGCAACTCGGGACTAAAATTGCAGTTAATGTCTCAGTAATACTGATATTGGTAGGGATGGGCCTTTTTTACTGGATAGAGAGAGATAATGTACTGGCAGACTCAAACATGACTGAAGCCATGATTACCAGCTTTTTTCAGTCGGCGACTACTCGTACTGCGGGCTTTAATACGGTAGATATCTCTAAGCTGATGAGCCCTACCCTTATCATGATGATGATTCTTATGTTTATTGGAGGAGCCTCCGCCTCAACGGCTGGAGGTATCAAAACATCTACCTTTTACCTGATTGTGATGTCTGTAGTAGCTACCACTAGGGGCAGGTCGCGAATTCATATCAGTAACCGCTATATCCCTACAGAAATTCTATATAAATCACTTTCTATTTTCTTTTACGGCATTGCTATCAACGCCATTATTGTACTCCTGCTGAGCATTACAGAAGAAGGTATAGAATTAATTTCTCTGGTTTTTGAACAGGTATCAGCTTTTGGCACTGTTGGTTTGAGTACAGGGATTACAGCAGAGCTTAGTACGGCAGGCAAGTTGTTGATCATTATATCTATGTTTTTAGGTAGGGTAGGCACGCTCACTTTTGCCGTTGCGCTAAGTACTCGTTCTCGTGCTTCCAGTGAAAACTATAGGTATCCTACTGCCAACCTAATGGTAGGGTAA
- a CDS encoding bifunctional heptose 7-phosphate kinase/heptose 1-phosphate adenyltransferase gives MGKTLDEIFEAFRDLKVLIIGDVMLDAYIWGKVERISPEAPVPIVHVRKREKRLGGAANVALNVQALGATPLLCAVIGDDHAAGDFHSLLEEQNISGAGIVKSKNRLTTVKERVIAGSQQMLRVDSEDDELLIDEDRESLLKVIEKLLPQADVVIFQDYDKGVLSEPLIQQTIALAKKHQIPTTVDPKRRNFLHYKEATLFKPNLKELREGMQVEGLALHKEKHETSLTTEQAVAQASTKLKALLQVNTTFVTMSEKGVYIDAAYHGQEEKHVIPAHIRKIADVSGAGDTVISIAALCLALELSPRLLAELANLGGGIVCEYTGVVSIEYKRLLEEAKKVLGQNTLLT, from the coding sequence ATGGGGAAGACTTTAGACGAAATATTTGAGGCCTTTCGTGACCTGAAAGTATTGATCATAGGTGATGTCATGCTGGATGCCTATATCTGGGGAAAGGTAGAACGTATCTCTCCTGAAGCTCCTGTGCCTATTGTACACGTACGCAAAAGAGAAAAAAGATTAGGAGGTGCGGCAAATGTCGCTCTTAATGTACAGGCCCTGGGTGCTACCCCTCTTCTTTGCGCTGTGATAGGAGATGACCATGCTGCGGGTGACTTCCATAGCTTGCTGGAAGAGCAAAATATATCCGGAGCAGGTATCGTCAAAAGTAAAAACCGCCTTACCACTGTAAAAGAACGTGTAATTGCGGGTTCTCAACAAATGCTCAGGGTAGATTCCGAAGATGATGAATTACTTATAGATGAAGACCGGGAATCACTGCTGAAGGTGATAGAAAAACTACTTCCTCAGGCAGATGTGGTTATCTTCCAGGATTACGATAAAGGCGTACTCAGCGAACCACTGATACAGCAAACTATCGCCCTGGCAAAAAAACATCAGATACCTACTACCGTTGATCCTAAACGCCGCAACTTTTTACACTACAAAGAAGCTACACTTTTTAAGCCCAACCTTAAAGAGCTAAGAGAGGGTATGCAGGTAGAAGGCCTGGCTCTGCACAAAGAAAAACACGAGACCTCGCTCACTACGGAGCAGGCAGTTGCGCAGGCTTCTACCAAACTTAAAGCTCTATTGCAGGTAAATACTACTTTTGTTACCATGTCAGAGAAGGGGGTATACATAGACGCTGCTTATCATGGGCAAGAGGAAAAACACGTCATTCCTGCGCATATTCGCAAAATTGCAGATGTATCAGGAGCTGGCGATACAGTAATTAGTATTGCGGCCCTTTGTCTGGCACTTGAACTTTCTCCAAGGCTGCTTGCCGAACTGGCAAATCTGGGAGGAGGAATAGTATGTGAGTATACTGGGGTAGTTTCAATAGAGTATAAACGCCTTTTAGAAGAAGCGAAAAAAGTGCTAGGCCAAAACACCCTACTTACATGA
- a CDS encoding pyridoxal phosphate-dependent aminotransferase gives MEQLSDRIKAMEESATIAMAQKARELKSKGVDVISLSLGEPDFKTPKHICEAAKDAIDEGKYFSYSPVPGYLDLRQAIADKLERENKLSYTPEQIVVSTGAKQSIANTFMCLLNAGDEVIVYAPYWVSYAEIIKLAEGVPVFINGDIENNFKATSDQLKEAITSKTKAVIFSSPCNPTGAVFNREELSAMAEVLADHPEIIVVADEIYEHINFSGEHVSIASMPGMMERTVTVNGFSKGYAMTGWRLGYIAAPLPIAKACGKIQGQFTSGTNGIAQRAAIAALNGDMAPTQEMAKAYLRRRALVLEKLQEVPGIKTYEPNGAFYIFPDVSEYFGKSDGETTINNAGDLCMYILNTAHVSLVTGEAFGAPKCVRLSYAASDEQLEEAISRIKEALSKLK, from the coding sequence ATGGAGCAACTATCCGACAGAATTAAGGCCATGGAAGAGTCGGCAACCATTGCCATGGCTCAAAAAGCACGTGAATTAAAATCAAAGGGTGTTGATGTTATTAGCCTGAGTCTGGGCGAACCTGACTTCAAGACTCCCAAGCATATTTGCGAAGCTGCTAAAGACGCTATTGACGAGGGTAAATATTTCTCCTACTCTCCTGTACCCGGCTACCTGGATCTACGTCAGGCCATCGCAGACAAGCTGGAGAGAGAAAATAAGCTCAGCTATACTCCTGAGCAGATAGTTGTTTCTACCGGTGCCAAGCAATCTATTGCTAACACTTTTATGTGCCTGCTTAACGCGGGCGATGAGGTAATTGTGTACGCGCCTTACTGGGTAAGCTATGCAGAAATTATTAAGCTGGCAGAAGGAGTACCTGTATTCATCAACGGGGATATAGAAAACAACTTCAAGGCTACTTCAGATCAGCTTAAAGAAGCTATTACCTCTAAAACCAAAGCGGTAATATTCTCTTCTCCCTGCAATCCTACTGGCGCTGTTTTTAATCGTGAAGAACTCAGCGCAATGGCCGAAGTATTAGCAGACCATCCTGAAATTATAGTTGTAGCCGACGAAATTTATGAGCACATCAACTTTAGCGGCGAGCATGTGAGTATTGCCAGTATGCCTGGTATGATGGAGCGCACAGTTACGGTTAATGGTTTCTCTAAAGGTTATGCCATGACGGGCTGGCGACTTGGCTATATTGCCGCTCCTCTTCCTATCGCTAAAGCTTGCGGAAAAATTCAGGGACAGTTTACTTCTGGCACCAATGGTATTGCGCAGCGTGCAGCTATTGCCGCACTTAACGGCGATATGGCGCCTACTCAGGAGATGGCAAAGGCTTACCTGCGACGTAGAGCTTTGGTATTGGAAAAACTACAGGAGGTACCTGGTATCAAAACCTATGAGCCTAATGGTGCTTTCTATATTTTCCCGGATGTGAGTGAGTACTTTGGCAAGTCTGATGGTGAAACTACTATTAACAATGCCGGAGACTTGTGCATGTATATATTAAATACAGCCCACGTTTCTCTGGTTACTGGCGAAGCATTTGGCGCGCCTAAGTGCGTACGCCTTTCTTACGCCGCATCTGACGAGCAGTTGGAGGAAGCGATCAGCCGTATTAAAGAAGCATTAAGTAAACTGAAGTAA